The Macaca nemestrina isolate mMacNem1 chromosome 17, mMacNem.hap1, whole genome shotgun sequence genome contains the following window.
ggtCAAGAATGTGTCTTTTTGTATTAAAGGATAATGTTAACACATAAATTGGTATCTTTTTAATATGCAAAGTTCTCTCTGAACAAGTATCAAGCAGTGCCAGGAACGAGGCAGGCAAATGAACAATAAACGGTGGTGAGCGCATAGCAGGCAGATAGACCGCTAATGGGAAGGTTGGGTTTGGGCAGGACCTACGTGCCCAGTATCCTGTAAGGATGGTCCTAGTTGGGCTGGCGAAGCACTGATCACTTGTTACTGGTTTGACCAGGGAACCAGCTCCTGTCATTGCAGCAGAGCAGGCCCAGGCCCCTGGCCACTGGGAAGCAGGGCAGTGTGGGTGGTGGGGTGCCATATGCCAGAGCCCTATATGGGTGGGAGAAGACATAGGCAGATTACAGTCTCCTGGATTGGGTGCCTGAAAGGACTCCTGGTTCCAGTCCCTCACTCTCCAACCCTCCATTCATTAGAGATTCACCGGGTTTAACAAGCCCCTGTTTTGAAAGGGGGAGGAGTTCCCCTCCAGATAAAGAAGTTGTCAAGAACCCAcatcttcctttttatttatttatttatttatttatttatttatttatttatttattttgagacagagtcttattctgtcccccaggccggagtgctATGGTGCCatcttccgcctcccgggttcaaacagctctcctgcctcagcctcctgagtagctgggattacaggcgcctgccattaagcctggctgatttttgtatttttagtagagacggggtttcaccatgttgggcaggctggtcttgaactcctgacctcaggtgatccgcctgcctcggcctcccaaagtgctgggattacaggcatgagcaactgcgccTGGTTGACATTTTATTACCTTCCATTTATATGCCAAGTCTAGAGTCTGGCAGATAGcggtgttcaataaacatttgttgaattgagTCAACTGATTTGGCCTAACAGACAGGAGACTTGGGTTCTACTCCCAGCTCTCCCACTCTGCATGGTGTCCTGGAGCAAATGCCTTTCTCCTGgggcctcatttttctcatttgttaagtGAGGGCTCTTTCATTCTACAATGGCAGGCATTGTGCTGGTATCAGAAGTTacaataataaacacaaaaagagATTGTTAAAACAGCATGATCTTTGCTGTGATGGACTTAATGACCAAGACACTTGCCAACCCTCCTCAAACAGATTAAACCAAAAAGAAGAATCTTGTAACTAGAACACAGCTAGAAACAGCAGGATCCAGGTCCTCAAAAGATGCCATCGGGAATCTGCTTCTCTGTTCTTCAGCTATGCTTGCCTCTGGCATAGCTTCATTTCCACACAGGCAACATAAGCAGCTGCAGGCTcacatttgtttaaaatgttatagttatatatatatttatatctattttatagagatgggggtctcaccgtgttttccgggctggtctcaaactcctggcctcaagtaatcttccagccttggcctcccaaagtgctgggattacaggtgtgagctaccatgccccgCCCCAAAAAtgttatagtttttaaatttttatttgttttttcagagacatggtctcactctgtcacctaggagggagtggagtggcacaatcaaagctcactgcagcctcgaagtgatcctcctgggctcaagtgatcctcccaccttagcctcccaaatagctgggaccacaggcagagACCCCCACatccacatccagctaatttttaaaattttttatttttttttatttttattttttaatttttttttttttgagacggagtctcgctctgtcacccaggctggagtgctgtggccggatctcagctcactgcaagctccacctcccgggttcacgccattctcctgcctcagcctcctgagtagctgggactacaggcgcccgccacctcgcccggctagttttttttttttttgtattttttagtagagacagggtttcaccgtgttagccaggatggtctcgatctcctgacctcgtgatccgcccgtctcggcctcccaaagtgctgggattacaggcttgagccaccgcgcccggccaatttttaaaattttttatagagattaTGTTTGTCTCATAATGTTGCCTTGGCTGGTTTCACACTCcttgggctcaaacagtccttctgccttggcctcccaaagttctgggattacaagtgtgagccactgcacccaaccttgtatattaaacacacacatgtgcgcacacgcgcacacacacacacacacacacacacacaatttatgtTCAAAATATCAAAAGTTCAAAAGAGCACATGGAGAAAGTTTCTTCCCCACCCTGTATCCCTGCCACTCAATCTGCTTTCTCACAACAGCCAAAACTTCCAGTTGCCTGAGCCTCCTTTCAGAGATGATCCATGCATATGTAAGCAATCATGCTTGTAGTTTTCGCCTTTTTTACACCAATGTGTAAAAAACTACATGCACTTTTCTGCACCTTGCTTTTGTCACTTAATGTATCTTGTACATTGTTCCATTATACTGAATAAAATGCACTTTCTTCTGGtggcatagtattccacagtatggATGTATCAGAATGTAACCAATCCTCTACTGgcagacatttaggttgtttctagcCTTTTGCCAATACAAGCAAAGCTGCAAAAAATAACCTACACATTCCCCTTTCACCTGTGTGCAAATATGTAGGGCTAATTCTTAGACATGAAAATaccagtcaggtgtggtggctcacacctgtattcccagctacttgggaggctgcagtggtaTGGTCACTTTAACCTAGGATTtccaaggcttcagtgagccatgatcataccactgcactccaacctgggcaagagagtgagaccctgtctcaaaaacaataaaataacaaaaataaatcctAGGTCAAAGGAATAGGtgtttgtgattttgattttcatgGGAATTGCTAAATTGCTCTCCATAAACATGTTACCAGCTTTTATTCCCACCAATGAATAGGCAAGGCCTGTTTGCCCACACCCCCTCCAACACTCTATGAAACTTTTTGGTGATTACAAATATGCTAAGTTGAAACATGGTCTGCATTTCTCATTGATGAATGAGGTTAGGCATCTTTTCATATAGTTGagagttttttgtatttccttaCCAGTGAAATTTCTGTAGAAAAGTTTTGTACAGTTTTATTGGGTTGTtggtatttttcttgtaaatctgtcgATTTATATATGTCAAAATTAGTCCTTTCTCTgcaatatgaattaaaaatatttcccctGGATTATCATCTATTCTTtaacttttgcttattttttttactaTGCATAGTTTTAacattctaatatatatatatatatatatatatatatatttttttttttttttttttttttttgagacggagtctcgctctgtcgcccaggctggagtgcagtggccggatctcagctcactgcaagctccgcctcccgggtttacgccattctcctgcctcagcctcccgaatagctgggactacaggcgcccgccacctcgcccggctagttttttgtattttttttagtagagacggggtttcaccgtgttagccaggatggtctcgatctcctgacctcgtgatccgcccgtctcggcctcccagagtgctgggattacgggcttgagccaccgcgcccggccttttttttttttttttgagacagagtctggctctgtcgcccaggctggagtgcagtggcctgatctccgctcacggctagctccgcctcctgggttcacgccattctcctgcctcggcctcccgagtagctgggactacaggcgccgccaccacacctggctaattttttgtatttttagtagagacggggtttcatcatgttagccaggatggtctcgatctcctgacctcgtgatctgcccgcctcagcctcccaaagtgccaggattacaggcgtgagccaccacgcctggccaacattctaatatatatttaagtGTGTGAGTGTTTTCATTTATGCCTTCAGTGTTTTATTACCATACTTTGAGACTTTGAGAACAGCcggggcaacaaagcgagaccccgtcactacaaaaaagttaaaaaattagctgggtgtgtttttacctgcctgtggtcctagctactctggaggcagaggtgggaggattgcttgagcccagaaggtcaaggctgcagtgagctgtgatggcaacactgcactccaacctgggtgacagagtaagactctgcctcaaaacaaaacaaaataaaaaagccatCAAAGTTAGCCAGTagtggcagtgggtgcctgtaatcccagctactagggaggctgaggtgggaggatcacttgagcctggggcagttgaggctgcagtgagccatgatcatgccactgcatgccagcttgagccacatggcaagaccctgtctcagaaataataataataataataataataataataataataataggactgagcacggtggctcacatctgcaatcccagcactttgggagactgaggtgggcagatcacctgaggtcaggagttcgagaccagcctggccaacatggtgaaacccccccagtctcttctacaaatacaaaaattagccaggtgtggtggcacgcgcctgtaatcccagcgacttgggaggctgaggcaggagaatagctagaacctgggacgcggaggcgccagtgagctgagactgcaccattgcactccagcctgggcaacagagggagactgtctcaaaaaaaagagaaaaagaaaaagaaaaggaggaaagaagggagagagaaggggaggggaggggatgggaggggaggagaggggaggggagaggaggggaggggtggggaggggagaggaggggaggggaggggaggggaggggagggaaagttaaaaacaaaaatacaaaaatcagccagacgtggcagtgtgtgtctgtagtcccagctacttgggaggctaaggcaggagaatcgcttgaacacgggaggcggaggttgcagtgagtcgagatcccaccactgcactccagcctggcgacagagtgagactccatctcaaaaagaaaaacgaaaaaaaaaatttaagttattcAAAATATAAAGGTTAAAAGTTCCAAGATTTATTTGAATACTTTCAtggttttgtatttgttttttagacagagtctccctctgtcacccaggctgaagtgcagtgggcgatctcggctcactgcaacctccgtctcccgggttcaagcgattctcctgcctcagcctctagagtagctgggattataggcacacgccaccatggccgactaatttttgtatttttacagtgctgagattaaaggcatgagccactgcacccagcctaattattttattttatagcatgCTTTTATTTCCAGGAAGAGTCCAGGCTTCTCTTTTCCCAAAAGTTCCAGCAATAGTCCTATGTTGTCAAGGTTTATGCTTGAACCAGTCACCACGCCCAGGAAAACAGAATGAGTCTAGAGAGGAATGGTAGGGAAGGAGTGGCTGTCAGCCTCTTCCTAACCATGGAGACTAAGAATAAGGGAGGGTCTCCCGAAAGAAAATGGTAGTGctgctgggcgccatggctcacgcctgtaaacccagcacttcagaaggccaaggctggcggatcatgaggtcaggaaatcgagaccagcctgatcaacatggtgaaacctcgtctctactaaaaatacaaaaaatagccgggcttggtggcaggcgcctgtaatcgcggctactcagaaggctgaggcaggagaatcgcttgaactcgggaggccgaggttgcagtgagccgagattgcgccatcgcactccagactgggtgacagagcgagacgctgtcaaaaaagagaaagaagagaaaagaaaagaaaagaaagaaaatggtggtGCTATTACCAGAAATAAAGGATGGATACTGAACTGGCAAAAACAGCAGATATCCACTATGATGGGAGAATCCCAAGACCCAAATCAACTCAGGGAAAAGGCACTGAGCAGTTACCACAGGCCTGACACTCTGCTACCCTTCTCCCCTGACAGATAACTGGATTGTCTCAGTTAATTCTCTCAGCGATCCCATGAGATATTGTTGTGAACCGATCTGAGCCAATCTGTCCCTTTGGTGGGTATCAATAGCATTTCCCCACCGCCTGGTAGAAGTTGCAGATGCAGGAGAATTCTGCTGCACATACGAATATCTACCACAGAAAATTAGCAAGCAGGTTCAAAACGGTTCATGCAGCCTTGATGAAGTCCCTGAACCCTGCAGGAAAAGGTCACCTGAGGCAGACACAGCAATCCCCCAGACACAAACTTGCTACTCACATAAAAAGTATgagtgtggccgggcgcagtgtaatcccagcactttggaaggccgaggcaggtggatcacgaggtcaggagttcgagaccagcctggccaacatggcgaaaccccatctctgctaaaaatacaaaatttaggagGGTGCAGGGGctggcacttgtaatcccagctactcgggaggctgaggcaggagaatcgcttgaaccagggaggcggaggttgcagatcgcgccactgcaccccagcctgggcgacagaacaagactccatctcaaaaaaaaaaaaaaattatgagtgtggatgagggaactgaggcagagagagggcaAGTGACCTCCTGATAAGAGAAAAAAACGCACTGGGACCCCGGCAGGCAGTCTGGCTGCAGAGGTTATTCCTATAGTCCTGGCCCTGGGCTAGGGCTCACATAAGCGAGCTGAGATCTGGAAACCAGCAGCATCTAGTTGATGTTTGAAAACAAGAGATGGATGAAGTGACCCGAAGAGTAGTGATCACCAGCACTTTTGGGGCAAGCAGAGGAGACAACCCAGTATTATGTCCCCAGTAACTGACACACTGCAGGTACTCTAAGTATTCATTGAATGAACATAAAAAGGAACAACCAGAACAGTACAGTAGTAGGCAAACCAGGGGAACCACTGTTTCAAAACTAAGGGAGAAAAAAGTGCAAAAGAGGGGAGTGGGCCaaatgcggtggctcatgcccataatcctagcactttcggaggcctagtggggaggatggcttgagcccaggagtttggaaccagcctgggcaacacagtgagaccctgtctctatagaaaatgttaaaacttaaccaggtgtggtggtgctcacatatagtcccagctacttgggaggctgaggcaggaggatcatctgagcctgggagttcgaggctgcagtgagctatgatcccaccactgcacactacactctagcctgggcagcagagtaagactgtctaaaaaaaaaaaaaaaaaaaaaaagagggggtggTCAACGTACCATATGCTGAAGAGAGGTCAAACTCAAACTCAAGTCTGAAAAGTGACTCTGGATTTGGGAAGCAGAAGTCATTGGTGATGATCAGTTTCTTGGGGGTGTactggtagatttttttttttttttttttttttttttgagacggagtctcaccctgttgcccaggctggagtgcagtggcgcgatctcggctcactgcaagctccacctcccgggttcccgccattctcctgcctcagcctcctgagtagctgggactacaggcgcccgccaccgcgcccggctaatttttttttttttttttgtatttttagtagagacgggatttcactgtggtctcgatctcctgaccttgtgatccgcccgcctcggcctcccaaagtgctgggattacaggcttgagccaccgcgcccggccaggtagATTTTTAACAACCAACTCTCCAAAAACAAATGTATCCATGTATATACATAAGTGTATGATAAATTGTACTGGTATAAAGTATGGATAGcacaaaatttacaaataaaaaggccagacgcagtggctcacgcctgtaattccagcactttgggaggctgatcacctgagggtGATCAtcagggcagatcacctgaggtcaggagttcaagaccaggctggcccacatggtgaaacccagtctctattaaaaatacaaaaaatagccgagcATCGTGgcacctgcctataatcccagctacttgggaggctgaggcaggataatctcctgaacttgggaggcggaggttacagtgagcggagatcagtgcagtgcactccagccctggcgacagaccaagaccctgcctcaaaacaaacaaacaaacaaacaaacaaacaaaaaaccgttCCTATTGAATGAGTATCATCCTAAGGGGAACCATCCTATGCACTAGATTACAGATTTTTACTGATGAGCAGTGTTTCTTGAGAAGAGGTGAAGAGTCAAAGTATCAAACATCAAAGAACAATGGGAGTCCATTTGCACAATCCTACCTCGTAAGTTCCAGTAAGCAACAAATACAACTCACAATTTTCAAAACCAGATAAATTTGGCGAGATCACAAAATAGCGAAATACAAAAACTATTCCCCACACCGCATGATAACTATGTTAACTAAACTAACAATCAACACAACAGAAACATAAGTGATCGTCAGGAAGAATCAGATAGGAGCAATCAGGGTGTTGCAAGTCCTGATTACGCAGAGACGTTAATCACGTTTCATGCATTCTCCAATCATCATGTTCTAATCTGCCCTCCAAAAGAGGAACAGGTAAGGATTATCCCACCTGACGATATTTCTGAAGAGCCGACATTCCGCACTCAGTCAAAAAGATTCCGTTATCAGCTAGGGTGAGTTCACGACGCGTTGGTATAAGTAACCCTACTATTTAGCATCCTTCCAGTTGTATTGCCATATTTgcttgcacatttttaaaaaaattttttcattcGGCTGCCGAAAaggaataaatttctttttcccaGAATGCTCCGATCATTTACGTGCTGGGCGTTCTAACTGTAAGCACTTTCTATTTACATATCTCCGCCCACTCCCTTCCGCCAGACAACTACCGTAATAACCAAAATAGAAGCGATACCAAGTATCTTACGGTCTGCAGAACTAGAAAATAAcgttgcttctttttttttcttcagtagttTCGCCATCTCAATTGTGCCCTGAAAACTGTATATGTCTTAATCTTActacaaaacatattttattacaaaCCACTAAATACAATGCGGATAATCCCAGACTCAAGACGTAATTATTCCAACACATATCCTCCAGCAGAAGCAGTTTCCGAGGGGAGGACCGAAGCCTATGCCTTCCTTCTTCCAGGAATACGAAGCGGCCCTTGCCCCTGTAGCCTTCGTCCTTAGGTTCCCGTCATGAAGGTGCTCAGAAAGGTTTCTTTTTCAGCCCAAAGACGGTGACGAATAAAGTCATTTCAGTGACAGCTGGAAGGGCACTACCGAGGCAAGTGGTAGATTCAGAAACCCTTTCAATATAAATACCCAAATCTCCAAACCAGAGACCCCACCCCTGAAAGTGTAGGACAGGTGGCATGGGGTAGGGAATGAAAATTCAAAAGACTACAGGATGTTAAGTGGATCTGGTATCTCACACATAGAGGAAAGGGCTGGGTGGGGGAAAAACCCTCAGGTTTAGGGTCAGCCTTCCTCCCTCATTCCCGAATATTGGATGCTACCACACCTGCAGAAGACAAAAATGTACCAATACATAGTGCACTCCCAACGCTCGAATATGAAGAAGGACAGGGCCACGGATGCACTACAGTGAGCCCCAATGGCTTGGGAAGGCACCAGAGTTAAGGAAAGTCTTTGGATCGACAGATAGTGAGGGGTCAGAAAAGGCCAAAGGCCAGTGGTGGGGTTGGCATCTGCATTCAGGTTCATCGTTTGCTCCCTCACCATATTGCAAGGGCTAGAGTCAGCATCCCCGACTTCTGAATTTTAGGACAGTCATGTGAGGAGAGACCAGAAGTGACTGCGCAGATGGGATCTCAGGCTACCCTACCCCATATCTAGGGGCCAGCCTGGATCCTTCAGATGAGAGGTAAGAGTAGGCTCTCCTGCTATGCCACACAGGAGTGCTGACAGCGACTTGATATGCGCTGGAATCAGCCTCCAGTGTCCTGGTCCTCCTGGTCTACAATTCTCTGACCCCTGTGCCTGGCTTCCGTTGCCTCTTCTGAGTTCCCAATGTGCTTTATATCTTTCGTTTTttgccagagtcttgctctgtcgcccaggctggagtgcagtggcacgatctcagctcactgcaacctctgcctcctgggttcaagcaattctccttcctcagcctcctgagtagctgggattacaggagtgcaccgccacgcccgactaatttctgtatttttagtacagacagggtttcactatgttggtcaggctggtcttgaactcctgacctcaggtgatccacctgcctcggtctcccaaagtgctggcattacaggcgtgagccatcgcaccctgCCTGTGCTATCTTTACACACTCCCATAGCACACTGCTTATCACACTGAATTACAAATGTGTATCTACCTCCTCctcatggttaaaaaaaaaaaaagtggagtttttattattactatttattttgtagacacggggtctaactatgttgcctCCTGCGcgggcctcccacagtgctgggattacagacgtgagccaacgtgcctggccaaaaactgTATTTTACTCTCATTTCGGAATTTTACGTGCCTAGTAAACAGCAGGATTTAGCACATGGTTGAAGATCTTTGAACTGGAGAGACTGGCTACAGCAGACACTATTGTGTCAGGTGGCTGAAGGGAGTCCTGATAGAAATGGGTCGTGTGGGAAAGGTGGGCAGGCAGAAAGGATACAGATGAGGCTCTGGGTGCTGTTGAACATGGAGACTCCTGAGAGGAAACCGGCCAGCTCCACTGCAAAGAGGCCCAGGGTGACAGAAAGCGCGGCCACCAGCCTGCAGAGAGGAAGTGGACTGGCCCAGGCCTTTGGACTTCTTCTAAGACCCCTCCACTCCCACCACCTCTTCGTTCTGGCCACCCCGTCCCAAGAGCTCACTGAATGTCCTGCTTGTCATACTCCTCGGgggtgaacctgagaggcaggcaggcctgaATGTTGCTGTCCTGGGAGCAgggcagagaggaagagaagtgAAAAAGGGGCAGGCTGCTGGGCAGGCCTAGGGGCGGCGGAACACGAGAAAACCCAAGTGGGTAAGACACTGGGAGAGGGGCAGGGTGGGGCGGGGACGACTCCGAGATGGGAATGGGGGCGGACGGAGGGCAGCCGTGGGTCTTACCCGGGACCAGAATAAGGTGATGACGACCACCAGATGCGCCAGGAGCGTCAGGAAGCGAGAGGGCACAAGCCCTGAGACCCGGCCCATGGCCCTTGGGAACAAGAGCGGCGGTCTCTGAGGCTGGAAGTTCAGAGACTGCGACTCCCGCAAGTCCACCAGCAAGCGGACAAATCTAGACGAACTCCTCCTTTCCGCCAGCTCAGGCACCGCCCAGTTGCCTTGGTAACCGCGTACGCGGGCGTGCTGCCGCGTTCTCGGAAAACCTCGCGAGAGCAGTACATTCTCCATCTGCTGTGGGTCTTTCAGGGCTAACTCAGGTCAGGGGTACCCGAAGGAGCTTCTAACCCAATGGCTGGGTACCCGTGCGCAGCCAGGCCCTTTGTTTCTCAGAGGGTGAGGGGTGGCACAGCCCCGCAGCGCCCGATCTGCCCACGCAGGGCCGACGAACGGAAACCCACCCTGGCCTAGCCTGGGGACTCCTCTGCTTCCGCGGTTGCCCACGCCGGGAGCGGCCCCCAGCCCCAGCTACGCTGCCCAgttgtggatcacttgagatcactCCCACCGCCACGCCGGGCTGAGGTCCCCGCCATGCCGAAGACTCACACCcgctccccttcctcctctcctcatgCCTTTAACTTCCCACCAAGCTGGGCCTGAGAAACAAGGGACCCGAACGTGGAGAGGCCGGTGTTCCTGGACTGCTCGGCAGTTACAGATTGTCACAGAGCCCCTGGTTGTCTGAGGACCCTAGGCCTGAACCTTCCTTGAGGAAGACTGATTTCTCTCAGACTACTTTGCTCAGTTTGGTGAAGGATTTGCAGAGTGCAAAAAGTGGTCAGCGTCCTTAAACTAGCGTGGGAATAAGAGCAAAGCAAGGTGGCTGGAAAGGTGGGAGTGGACGAAGGGAATGGTACCGTCCCTGCGTCTCTGGGAGG
Protein-coding sequences here:
- the LOC105473917 gene encoding transmembrane protein 107 isoform X3, whose translation is MGRVSGLVPSRFLTLLAHLVVVITLFWSRDSNIQACLPLRFTPEEYDKQDIHPLPLCRLVAALSVTLGLFAVELAGFLSGVSMFNSTQSLISIGAHCSASVALSFFIFERWECTMYCALPAVTEMTLFVTVFGLKKKPF
- the LOC105473917 gene encoding transmembrane protein 107 isoform X4; this encodes MGRVSGLVPSRFLTLLAHLVVVITLFWSRDSNIQACLPLRFTPEEYDKQDIQLVAALSVTLGLFAVELAGFLSGVSMFNSTQSLISIGAHCSASVALSFFIFERWECTMYCALPAVTEMTLFVTVFGLKKKPF
- the LOC105473917 gene encoding transmembrane protein 107 isoform X1, whose protein sequence is MGRVSGLVPSRFLTLLAHLVVVITLFWSRDSNIQACLPLRFTPEEYDKQDIHPLPLCRLVAALSVTLGLFAVELAGFLSGVSMFNSTQSLISIGAHCSASVALSFFIFERWECTMYWYIFVFCSALPAVTEMTLFVTVFGLKKKPF
- the LOC105473917 gene encoding transmembrane protein 107 isoform X2, whose product is MGRVSGLVPSRFLTLLAHLVVVITLFWSRDSNIQACLPLRFTPEEYDKQDIQLVAALSVTLGLFAVELAGFLSGVSMFNSTQSLISIGAHCSASVALSFFIFERWECTMYWYIFVFCSALPAVTEMTLFVTVFGLKKKPF